In one window of Bemisia tabaci chromosome 6, PGI_BMITA_v3 DNA:
- the CHOp24 gene encoding transmembrane emp24 domain-containing protein 2, with protein MEFHSIILLICVLLCSVSKCFCYFITVDAHAEECFFEKVEMGTKLGLMFEISEGGFLDIDIKIIGPDGKIIHQAERESSGKLTFSAHMPGTYTYCFSNQMSTMTPKVVMFNIEIGEPHKEVAAGEKGEANKMEEMVNDLKNSLLSVKKEQEMALVRDRIHRAINESTNSRVGYWSIFESLVLVVMTVGQVYYLKRFFEVRRVV; from the exons atggaatttCACAGTATTATTTTGCTAATTTGTGTGTTATTATGCTCGGTGAGCAAGTGTTTTTGTTACTTTATCACGGTAGATGCCCATGCAGAAGAATGCTTTTTCGAAAAAGTAGAGATGGGAACCAAACTGG gtttGATGTTTGAAATATCGGAAGGAGGTTTTCTAGATATTGATATCAAAATAATCGGTCCAGATGGAAAAATTATCCACCAAGCAGAAAGAGAAAGTAGCGGAAAGTTGACTTTTAGTGCACACATGCCGGGTACCTATACATACTGCTTCAGCAATCAGATGTCTACGATGACTCCCAAAGTGGTCATGTTCAATATTGAAATCGGCGAGCCGCACAAGGAGGTCGCTGCAGGTGAAAAAG GAGAAGCTAATAAAATGGAAGAGATGGTGAACGATTTGAAGAACTCACTTCTGTCTGTGAAGAAAGAACAAGAGATGGCGTTGGTCAGGGATCGAATTCATAGAGCTATCAACGAGTCCACAAATTCAAGAGTTGGTTACTGGTCTATATTTGAATCTCTTGTACTTGTTGTAATGACTGTAGGTCAAGTTTATTATTTGAAACGATTTTTCGAGGTTAGGCGGGTTGTATAA
- the ATPsynF gene encoding putative ATP synthase subunit f, mitochondrial, with translation MGFGDYPLEYDRKVHGPYDPARYYGKPDTYFSEVKLGELGAWFGRRNKSPSAVVGVLSRAYWRWNRRFNHCRIGNAAYPLQVIIGGAIIGYLINYPRTQNHISRKYH, from the exons ATGGGTTTTGGAGACTATCCTCTCGAATATGATCGAAAAGTCCATGGACCTTACGATCCGGCTCGCTACTATGGAAAAC CGGATACGTACTTCAGCGAAGTGAAATTAGGAGAGCTGGGAGCCTGGTTCGGCCGACGCAACAAGTCTCCTTCAGCTGTGGTTGGGGTTCTCAGTAGAG CATACTGGCGCTGGAATCGTAGATTCAACCACTGTCGTATTGGTAACGCTGCTTACCCGCTCCAAGTTATAATTGGAGGAGCAATTATTGGATATTTGATCAACTACCCCAGAACTC aGAATCACATCTCTAGGAAGTACCACTAA